The proteins below come from a single uncultured Carboxylicivirga sp. genomic window:
- a CDS encoding NADH:ubiquinone reductase (Na(+)-transporting) subunit D, translating to MSSEKEPLFSAKNLKLITTPLGTQNPITIQVLGICSALAVTAKLEPAIVMAISVTFVTVFANLVISLLRNTIPSRIRIIVQLVIVAALVIIVDQVLQAFAYEVSKQLSVFVGLIITNCIIMGRLEAFALGNKPWPSVLDGIGNGAGYGLILVIVAFFRELFGSGTLTLPGLGTIHVIPEVMYKWGYVNNGFMILPPMALVVVGIIIWVQRSRNKDLIES from the coding sequence ATGAGTAGCGAAAAAGAACCTTTGTTCTCAGCAAAAAATTTGAAGCTGATTACCACTCCTCTTGGCACACAAAACCCAATTACCATTCAGGTATTAGGTATTTGTTCTGCCTTAGCGGTAACGGCTAAGTTGGAGCCGGCAATTGTAATGGCCATCTCCGTAACGTTTGTAACAGTATTTGCCAACTTGGTTATCTCCTTGTTGCGTAACACAATACCTTCACGTATTCGTATTATTGTGCAGTTGGTAATTGTTGCTGCATTAGTAATTATTGTTGACCAGGTATTACAGGCATTTGCTTATGAAGTAAGTAAGCAGTTGAGTGTATTTGTTGGTTTGATTATTACCAACTGTATTATCATGGGACGTCTAGAGGCGTTTGCTTTAGGTAATAAGCCTTGGCCTTCTGTTTTAGATGGTATTGGTAACGGTGCTGGTTATGGTCTTATCTTGGTTATTGTAGCATTTTTCCGCGAGTTATTCGGATCAGGTACTTTAACATTACCAGGATTAGGAACAATTCATGTTATTCCAGAAGTAATGTACAAGTGGGGATATGTAAACAACGGGTTTATGATTCTTCCTCCAATGGCATTGGTTGTGGTTGGTATCATTATTTGGGTGCAACGTTCACGCAATAAAGACCTTATTGAATCATAA